The Coccidioides posadasii str. Silveira chromosome 2, complete sequence genomic interval GTGATGAAAGAAGGTGTAAATGAGTCTTCGCTGAATCGTAGCAGGCAGCAGGATTTACCCACTCCTGAGTCTCCGATAAGCAGGAGCTTGATCTGTATGTGATCAGTTCTTGTTAGCATTGAAAGCAGGCCCAACCACAGAAACAGAAATATTAGAGAAGGCTATTTGCATACCAAAAAATCGTAGTTCCGTGTGCCAGCCATGGCGGCAAAGAGAAGGAAACAAGAACGGGGTTATGACGGTAGGAAGGGAAGTCGCCTATTAAATACGGCGACGGAACAGGGGAGGTCTGCAACGCAATATGCCAGGGGAAATCCGGCCTGCGAGTGAGGCAGCAATGCAGTCGGCCCGTATTGCGAGACGGGCGAGTCTTTCCAATGGTCCTGTGGCTAAGGAAATCCTAGCAGTTAAACTTTGGAAGCCAGTCTTTTGCTACTTCACGCAGTGACTATTCAGACTGGCGATAACTCTGGTGTACACGGAGGAATTTCTGGATGGCGTTGGGGTTTCGGCTTTGAAACATGTAAATGTCAAGCAGGGTAAGGGTGGAATGGAGTATAGGCACAGAGGAATGTTGGCGGGTAGCTAGGCAGGATTGGTAGGGTCCTTCGGCAACAATGCAGAGTATCGAAACGGTAACGGAGGATAATAGTGACAGTTGGACGGTTGACTTATTGTCCCACAGCAGAAAACCTCGGGAGATCTGTAAGGGACCAAATGTTCTCCGGAGACCGCGAGGTTATCAAGGACAACAGGGTTGAGTTGAAGGTTGTGACGTTGGGATTTGGGTCGGTCTCGAGACGGTCACATGACCTTGTAGCTAGCTGGAGCAGCTTTCGGCTTGTTGTCTTTCCCCCTGAAAGCTTCTTCCTACTGTAGAGTTCTGGGTGGCCATGGGCGCTTTACCAGCAACCAGCGGCTTGATCCCACTGCTACTCTGCTAGGGGGCATGTCCAGTGGTGGCAATACATAGCCTGCGACCAAAACATTAAACTCCAGCATGCGTTGTTTATCACATCTGTGAAAAATATGTATAGTATGCCGTACATAAATACATACGCACATATGTAGCACATAGACTGATAAAAATCCACATCAACATCAACTCCACAATGATCCTGCTAAGGACATATGCTATCGACCATCATGCCATGCAATGCTTGAATAAGAAACACCTTGAATCCTAAAAACTGGATGAACTGTTGGGCATGCCACATCTGAGCTCTCTCTGCGccattttaatttttttttttttttttttttttttttttttttttttcctttgatACGTGAAGCGATATTTTTCGTCATTTCACTAACAGATCCATCGGGAATACGCCCATCGGATTTGCTCTAAAACCCTCAATTGTTGGACGATACCAGAACTAACATTCAGAAGGTCGGTCAGGTCCTCATGGAACTCGTGATATATGTGTCCAGGTAAAACTGCATATGCTCTTCGACGAAGGATCTCCGCCTCGCAGATCAATAGGCCGTGGTCCTTATAAGATAATACTCCCGTTGGGGTAGGCACTGAAGAGGCTAGGATGCGATTGACCGCTCTAAACGCGACGAGAAATTAGTCATGTGCGGTTCTAGTCGACTAACAGAGGGACTAACCGTAGTGACCGTCTTGCTTCTTCACGCCTCTTACCCCGTCGTAGTCCCTTCTGACTACCAAAAACATTGGTGAGCCAGGTGATAGCCGAATAGGAGACAAGGATACCAGGAGTCAGGCCGATGAAACTAGACCAGCGGTTAGAATAAGAGTAGGTTTGTCTCCTGAACTGATAGAATAACGTACGCAAAAACTAGCTGTTGGCTTTGGAGGAGAGAATCAATCCCACTCATTGCAACTTCGACGTCCACCTTGGTTTTCTGAATCTGTATAAGCAAGGTTGTAATCAAGTCCCCTCGAACAGCACCCATAAAAGGGCTCTGCAAATCCCGCTCATAGGCCTTTAGGACGAGAGTGAGATCTCCTTCCCTGACACCCGACCGGATTTGCTCAAGCTCAGCAGGAGTGAACGCGCGGTCGGGTCCATGCTCAGGATGCCGGATGGCGTAATCCACAACCATACGCTCTAGGCTAGCAAAGTCTGATTGCAAGCTGCCTTTGCTCATCAAGGCCACTTCGCTCTTCTCGTCATGGCGTATTGTTCCAACCAGTTGATTCAAGGGCTCAATGACCCAGTTCACCCAGAAATCTTTCATTGTAGTTCCCAGTTCTCGGACCCAAGTGACCAACTCTGCACGTCTATTTGTCAATATATTCAGAATGGTACTGGAAGAGAACAGAAATGCAGATGCAGGAAGCCAATAGCGAACGAGCCGAGAAGGACGCCCATACTGCCGGGTAAGACCCCGTGACAAAAGTCGTTGGTGCGGCAATTGTTCTTCCAAAATATCTATAAGCTGCTGGATGACACTGAAAGCTTGATCAAACAAAGGCTTTTGATGGCTCTCTTCAATAAATGGTGCGTCGACTGCATCAACACTGGCAAACACATTGTCTTCAAATCCGTTAAAATCATTGCTGAGATCATTAACATTATTGAGAATAGTTCGTATGAGTAGAGTCGTCCGGAAAACAGTATCTTGCCAGTCCTCTGGATTGGCATTGGCAGTGTTGGTATCGGTATCCTCTTCGTCGAAATCGAACAGCAGGGCTTCTTCCATCAAGAGGCCGACGGCACAAGCATTCAGCTCCCGCATCTTCCTCAAGCTTCGCCTATTCCGCCTGGCCTCTGAC includes:
- the NCA2 gene encoding Nuclear control of ATPase protein 2 (EggNog:ENOG410PGGZ~COG:S~TransMembrane:1 (o533-559i)~BUSCO:3759at33183); its protein translation is MSLVEDHVRRLDLYLDKLHLRAFDSAQPSSTDQDESVKIAHHLFAPPVAALAGIARALSAGSSSGPLLKPSKLLDLLRQVCRLRSDLEHSEAGLDDGYAPDLVWMVAAKATVQAFAIVVNALLEETAPLSEGIWYWDGVLGSYFNSGLYAIQTSPLRFGNRIKDIYHHVCRLRPQSRFELDSSTLSARWGTFYQLVRESVRQQSMSQAKQLMLSPFQLCRSEARRNRRSLRKMRELNACAVGLLMEEALLFDFDEEDTDTNTANANPEDWQDTVFRTTLLIRTILNNVNDLSNDFNGFEDNVFASVDAVDAPFIEESHQKPLFDQAFSVIQQLIDILEEQLPHQRLLSRGLTRQYGRPSRLVRYWLPASAFLFSSSTILNILTNRRAELVTWVRELGTTMKDFWVNWVIEPLNQLVGTIRHDEKSEVALMSKGSLQSDFASLERMVVDYAIRHPEHGPDRAFTPAELEQIRSGVREGDLTLVLKAYERDLQSPFMGAVRGDLITTLLIQIQKTKVDVEVAMSGIDSLLQSQQLVFAFIGLTPGILVSYSAITWLTNVFGSQKGLRRGKRREEARRSLRAVNRILASSVPTPTGVLSYKDHGLLICEAEILRRRAYAVLPGHIYHEFHEDLTDLLNVSSGIVQQLRVLEQIRWAYSRWIC